The DNA region CATCCACGAAATAATGGACAGCAAGGCCAGACGCATCACGAGCGCCAGGGATAAACCAATCAGGCGCGCTTTATCACGCTGCTTTGGTGGCAGCTTATCCGCAAGAATCGCAATGAAGACCAGGTTATCGATACCCAGGACAATTTCCAGGACGACAAGCGTGAGCAACCCCGCCCAAATCGAGGGGTCCATTAAGAATTCCATGACAAGCTCCTGCTTAAGGAATGGTTAACAGGCGATAAAACTCGGTGCAGACAAAACGTGTGGCAAGACATGCCAGACTGGCAGGCGCGATGCGGCCTGAAGGTGAAATGACGTCGGTGACGATCCATACAGCGGGCTAGTGCCCTATACTCCTGGTAAGTTAAACAGAACGTAAACATAACAGAGGCAATGTGTTTTTGGCAAAGATTTACCTTCCTTTGCAAAGAGTTGTAACAGAGATATTTTACTCTACGAAATTTCTCATTGGCGAAAGCTAAATTACGGATCTTCATCACATAAAATATTTTTTTCGATATCTAAAATAATTCGCGAACATCATATGTTTTTCATTGTAACCCTTATCTGAATCGATTCTGTTGCGGACGGCGATTCAAATACATCTCTCACGTTGATGTGTTAACGATAATAAAGGAGGTAGCAAGTGACCATTGCTATTGTTATAGGCACACATGGTTGGGCTGCAGAGCAGTTACTCAAGACAGCAGAAATGCTGTTAGGCGAGCAGGAAAACGTCGGCTGGATCGATTTCGTGCCCGGCGAGAATGCTGAAACGCTGATTGAAAAGTACAACGCTCAGTTGGCAAAACTCGATACCAGTAACGGCGTGCTGTTTCTCGTCGATACATGGGGAGGCAGTCCGTTCAACGCTGCCAGCCGCATTGTCGTCGACAAAGAACAGTATGAAGTCATTGCCGGGGTAAACATTCCCATGCTGGTCGAAACGCTGATGGCGCGTGACGACAACCCGAGCTTCGACGAGTTAGTGGCGTTGGCTGTTGAAACCGGTCGCGAAGGCGTGAAAGCGCTGAAAGCAAAACCGGTGGAAAAAGCCGCCCCTGCCCCCGTCGCAGCAGCCCCCAAAGCCGCGGCCCCGGCAAAACCAATGGGACCGAACGATTATATGCAAATCGGTCTTGCCCGTATTGATGACCGTTTAATCCACGGTCAGGTGGCTACCCGCTGGACCAAAGAGACCAACGTTACCCGTATTATCGTTGTCAGCGATGAAGTGGCTGCAGACACCGTGCGTAAAACGCTGTTGACGCAGGTCGCGCCTCCTGGCGTAACCGCTCACGTGGTGGATGTTGCCAAGATGATTCGTGTTTACAACAACCCGAAATACGCTGGCGAACGTGTGATGCTGCTGTTCACCAACCCGACCGATGTTGAGCGCATTGTCGAAGGCGGCGTGAAAATCACCTCCGTTAACATTGGCGGTATGGCTTTCCGTCAGGGTAAAACGCAGGTCAACAACGCCATCTCTGTCGATGAGAAAGACATCGAGGCCTTTAACAAACTCAATGCCCGCGGTATTGAGCTTGAGGCGCGTAAAGTGTCGACCGATCAGAAACTGAAAATGATGGATTTGATTGCCAAAGTGGGCAAGTAACCCCTGGCATTGAATGAGCTTTCACACTTAAGGCTGTTATAGCAATAGGAGAAGTACAATGGAGATTACCACTCTTCAGATTGTGCTGGTGTTCATCGTCGCATGTATCGCGGGTATGGAGTCGGTACTCGATGAATTTCAGTTCCACCGCCCACTGGTGGCCTGTACGCTGATTGGCGCCGTTCTCGGGGATATGAAAACCGGTATTATCATCGGTGGTACCCTGGAAATGATCGCCCTGGGCTGGATGAACATCGGTGCTGCCGTTGCACCTGATGCCGCACTGGCGTCCATCATCTCTACCGTTCTGGTTATCGCGGGTCACCAAAGCATTGGTGCCGGTATCGCGCTGGCTATTCCGCTGGCCGCAGCAGGCCAGGTTCTGACCATTATCGTTCGTACTATCACCGTGGCATTCCAGCACGCAGCGGATAAGGCGGCCGAAAACGGCAACCTCACGGCGCTGTCCTGGATCCATGTTTCTTCCCTGTTCCTGCAGGCAATGCGTATTGCCATTCCGGCTGTTATCGTGGCTATCTCTGTCGGTACCAGCGAAGTGCAGAGCATGCTGAATGCGATTCCGGAAGTGGTGACAGGCGGTCTGAACATCGCCGGTGGCATGATCGTTGTGGTCGGTTACGCGATGGTTATCAACATGATGCGTGCGGGCTATCTGATGCCGTTCTTCTACCTCGGCTTCGTGACTGCGGCATTTACTAACTTCAACCTGGTCGCTCTGGGTGTGATTGGTGCGGTAATGGCCATCCTCTACATCCAACTGAGCCCGAAATATAACCGCGTGGCGGGTGCGCCAGCTCAGGCGGCTGGTGATAACTCTCTCGATAATGAACTGGACTAACAGGTGAGCGAAATGGTTGATGTGACTAAAACTACCACTGAGAAAAAACTCACACAGAGTGACATTCGTGGCGTGTTCATTCGTTCTAACCTGTTTCAGGGTTCATGGAACTTCGAACGCATGCAGGCGCTGGGTTTCTGCTTCTCCATGATACCGGCTATTCGTCGCCTGTATCCAGAGAACAACGATGCGCGTAAGCAAGCTATCAAGCGTCACCTGGAATTCTTTAACACCCATCCGTACGTAGCGGCACCGGTTCTCGGCGTTACGTTGGCAATGGAAGAACAGCGTGCTAACGGCGCAGAGATTGACGATGGTGCCATCAACGGTATCAAAGTCGGTCTGATGGGGCCGCTGGCAGGCGTGGGCGACCCGATTTTCTGGGGGACTGTGCGTCCGGTATTCGCCGCGTTAGGTGCGGGTATCGCGATGAGCGGCAGCCTGCTCGGTCCGCTGCTGTTCTTCATTCTGTTCAACGCAGTCCGTCTGGCAACCCGTTACTACGGCGTCGCCTACGGTTACCGCAAAGGTGTCGATATCGTTAAGGATATGGGCGGCGGCTTCCTGCAAAAACTGACTGAGGGGGCGTCAATCCTCGGCCTGTTTGTCATGGGGGCGTTGGTGAACAAATGGACGCACGTGAACATCCCGCTGGTGGTCTCAACCATCACTGGTCAGGATGGTCAGACGCGCGTTACCACCGTACAGACCATTCTCGACCAGTTGATGCCGGGTCTGGTTCCGTTACTGCTTACCTTCGCCTGTATGTGGCTGCTGCGTAAGAAAGTGAACCCGTTGTGGATTATCGTTGGCTTCTTCGTCATCGGTATCGCGGGTTACGCGGTGGGTCTGTTGGGTCTGTAAGACTGTAGTACACTACTGGGGCCTGTTAGGCCCCATCAGACCGCTGACAAAGAAGGAAAAAACGTGGTTTTTCCTTCTCTGTGGTTATCAGCCGAAAATCAATAAATTGATTTTCCTGGTTTTTAATAAAGTGATCTCTGCTTGTCCGGTATCTGGATGAAGTTTGTCATCACTCTCCCGGGGCCTGTAAGGCCCCGTTTTTTATCTGGAGGATCAAGGATTAATGACTATTACGGACCTGGTGCTGGTTTTCTTTATTGCCGCGTTGCTGGCTTACGCCATTTACGATCAGTTCATCATGCCACGCCGCAATGGCCCGACTCTGCTTGCCATCCCCCTGCTGCGCCGAAGCCGTGTGGACAGCGTCATCTTCATCGGACTCATCGCGATTCTTATCTACAACAATGTCACCAGCCATGGGGCTGTCATCACTACCTGGTTATTATGTGCGCTGGCGTTGATGGGGTTTTATATTTTCTGGATCCGGATACCGAAGATCCTCTTTAAACAGGGCGGATTTTTCTTCGCCAACGTCTGGATAGAATATAACCGCATTAAAGAGATGAATTTATCGGAAGATGGTGTTCTGGTGATGCAATTAGAACAACGGCGTCTGCTTATTCGTGTACGAAATATCGACGACCTGGAAAAGATATATAAACTTCTCGTTTCCTCTCAGTAAGTTAGAAACATAGCCTGTGCTTTGTTTTTTGCTATTTAATTGCAGTTAAAAACATAGCTAAGGCTATAACCTGAGCGTAGAAATGTTATTTATTTTAACGTTCCATCTACCAATAAATCTAAATGAAAATCGTTTTCAATTGGAAGTCAAATAATATTTCTTCGTTGTTGTTTTATATTCTCAAAATATGTTAAGGTTGCGCCGTCATTTGGGGAGTAGCCGATTTCCAGACTCCGGAAATGTACGTGTCAACATACTCGTTGCAAAACGTGGCACGTACGGACTGAAATCTCTTTCAGTCAGGCGAGACCATAGGCACATCAACTGCTATGCATACTGTATGAACGTCTGTGTTCTGGTGTGCATGTTTACTGGGGGCAGTGGTGTGTTTTATGGAAACCCCGGTCAGGACGCTGTCATGAATATCACTGCCACTATTATTCTTGCTTTCGGCATGTCAATGGACGCTTTCGCGGCATCAATTGGCAAAGGTGCCACCCTGCATAAACCCAAATTCTCTGAAGCGTTGCGCACCGGTTTGATTTTCGGCGCAGTCGAAACATTGACGCCACTGATCGGCTGGGCGCTGGGCATGTTAGCCAGCAAATTTGTACTGGAATGGAATCACTGGATTGCCTTCATTCTGCTGGTCTTCCTGGGTGGGCGAATGATTATAGAAGGATTTCGCGGCGCGGATGATGAAGACGATGAACCGCTGCGCCGTCACGGTTTCTGGTTACTGGTCACTACCGCCATCGCCACCAGCCTCGACGCCATGGCGGTCGGTGTGGGACTGGCGTTCCTGCAGGTCAACATTATCGCGACCGCACTGGCTATCGGTTGCGCCACGCTGATTATGTCCACGCTAGGGATGATGGTCGGTCGCTTTATTGGCCCGCTGCTTGGCAAACGGGCTGAAATTCTGGGTGGCGTGGTGCTGATCGGTATCGGCGCCCAGATCCTCTGGACGCATTACCACGGTTAATCTGCACGCTGCCAGAGGTGAAGACGAAAATCCGTCTGGCAGTCAAACGTATCTCTGCTCGCCAGGTGTTCCCGAACCTCCGGCTTCGCCCGCCAGGCAAAAGGCGTCATCTGCAATAGCGCCATCGCTTCCTTCCCACTAAGGCTCATCGGGTACCCCAGCGCGATTTCTTTCACCAAGGTGAACCCTTCCAGTTGCTCAGTATGTGGCGCATGGAGTCGGACCTCATCGTAAATCAGCTCTTTCAACTCCATTAAATGACGCGGTCCCGGCGTTGCCGTGATAACCCATCCGCGCGGCTTGACCACGCGCGCCAGTTCTTCTGCTTTACACGGCGCATAAATCCGCACAATTGCATCCTGGCTTGCATCAGCAAACGGCAGACGATGGCTCGAGGCAACGCAGAAGGTCACCTGCGGATAGCGCCTGGCCGCCGCTTTGATGGCGACCTTCGCCACATCCAGTCCATAAGTGGTGGCCGCAGGCAGCGCATCCGCAAAGGCGTGAGTGTAATACCCTTCCCCACAACCGATATCAAGAATTGAGGTCGCTGACGCGTCAAGGCGCGTGGAAAGTTGTTCAACGATGGCGTCACGCAGCGGCTGATAGTGTCCGGCATCGAGAAACGCACGCCGCGCCTGCATCATCTCCGCGCTGTCACCTGGATCGCGCGAACGCTTATGCTGCACCGGCAACAGATTGACGTATCCCTCTTTTGCCACATCAAACTGATGCCGCTGCGGACAGATAAAACTGTTATTGACGTGCGCAAGAGGCTGGTGACAAAGTGGGCAGGAAAACGACATAACAACTCCGGCAGGTGAATTCAGGGCGCAAGTGTAACGCGATTTTCGCCCTGGGAGAATCACTTAGCGCGAAGGGAAGACCTGCGGATTGCTCTGCATCACCAACAGGTGACGGGAGTCGGCAGGCATCCCATCCGGTTTAACGTTTTCCAGTCGCAACACATCGCCCATAATCTGGCTGAACACCGGTGCCGACACCGCGCCGCCGTAATAGGCCCCGTTCTGCGGATCGTTAATCACCACCGCCAGCGCAAACTTAGGGTTGCTTGCCGGCGCCACGCCGGCGGTGTAGGCCACATATTTATCCACGTATTTACCGTCATCACCGATTTTCTTCGCCGTCCCGGTTTTAACCGCCACGCGATAATCCCGGACCGCTGCCTTCGTCCCGCCGCCCCCCGGCAGAGCAACGCTTTCCATCATATGCTCCACCTGTCTGACCCACGCTTGCGACAAGACGCGTTTGCCGATGACGGGCGGATCGATACGCGTGATAGAGAGCGGTCGGTACAGGCCAAAACTACCAATCGTGGCATAGGCGTGCGCCAGTTGAAGCGGCGTCACCATCAGGCCGTAGCCAAAGGCAAAGGTTGCACGATCCAGATCGCTCCAGTAGCGACGCTGTGGCATCAGCCCCTGACTCTCGCCGGTGAGCCCCAGTCCTGTGGGCTGACCGAAGCCAACGCGTTGATAAGTATCCACTAATCGCTGGATGGGCATCGCTAGCGAGAGATGCGATACACCAGTATCACTCGATTTCTGCAAAATGCCAGTCAACGTCAGCTCCGGATAAAAGCCCACGTCACGAATACGATGCCCGTCGAGGAAAAACGGATGGGTGTCTATCACACTGTCAGGCTGCACAATCCCCTGCTCAAGCGCCGTTATGATAACCAGCGGTTTCACCGTCGATCCTGGCTCGAAGGTGTCGCTAATCGCACGATTGCGAAAATCGTCAAGCACCGCACCGTCACGGTTGTTGGGGTTAAAATCGGGAAAACTGGCCATCGCCAGAATCTCACCGGTGGCAATGCTCACCAGCACGGCGGCTCCGGATTCCGCTTTGTTCCAGCGAACCGCATTGTCCAGCGCATCCTCGGTAACCGTCTGCAGTCGCTCATCGATACTGAGTTGAAGTTCATGCGCCGGTACAGGATTAACTTCCGTGATGTTTTCAATTACATGCCCGAATTTATCCTTGCGGACCAGACGAGAGCCCGGCTTACCCATTAACTGGGCGTTAAAGCTTTTCTCAACCCCTTCAATGCCCTGCCCGTCAATGTTGGTAAAGCCAATCAGATTCGCCGCAACGTGTCCTGCCGGATAAAACCGCCTGGACTCTTCACGCAGGTTGATCCCGGGCAGATTCAGTTTATCGATCCACTTCGCCTGTTGAGGAGAGACCTGACGCGCAAGATAGATAAACCGTGCCGATGGATCGTGGCTAACGCGTGCCGCCAGCGTAGTGAGTGAGAGATGCAACGTATTTGCCAACGCCTGCCAGCGTTCGTTTACGCCGACGCCTCCTTTGCTCAACAAGGTTTTGGGGTCAGCCCAGACCGCATTTACCGGTACGCTCACCGCCAGTGGCCGTCCCTCTCGGTCAGTGATCATTCCGCGCGGCGATGCCGTGGTGACTTCGCGCAACGAGCGCATAT from Citrobacter amalonaticus Y19 includes:
- the mntP gene encoding manganese efflux pump MntP; protein product: MNITATIILAFGMSMDAFAASIGKGATLHKPKFSEALRTGLIFGAVETLTPLIGWALGMLASKFVLEWNHWIAFILLVFLGGRMIIEGFRGADDEDDEPLRRHGFWLLVTTAIATSLDAMAVGVGLAFLQVNIIATALAIGCATLIMSTLGMMVGRFIGPLLGKRAEILGGVVLIGIGAQILWTHYHG
- the rlmA gene encoding 23S rRNA (guanine(745)-N(1))-methyltransferase; amino-acid sequence: MSFSCPLCHQPLAHVNNSFICPQRHQFDVAKEGYVNLLPVQHKRSRDPGDSAEMMQARRAFLDAGHYQPLRDAIVEQLSTRLDASATSILDIGCGEGYYTHAFADALPAATTYGLDVAKVAIKAAARRYPQVTFCVASSHRLPFADASQDAIVRIYAPCKAEELARVVKPRGWVITATPGPRHLMELKELIYDEVRLHAPHTEQLEGFTLVKEIALGYPMSLSGKEAMALLQMTPFAWRAKPEVREHLASRDTFDCQTDFRLHLWQRAD
- a CDS encoding DUF986 family protein, with the protein product MTITDLVLVFFIAALLAYAIYDQFIMPRRNGPTLLAIPLLRRSRVDSVIFIGLIAILIYNNVTSHGAVITTWLLCALALMGFYIFWIRIPKILFKQGGFFFANVWIEYNRIKEMNLSEDGVLVMQLEQRRLLIRVRNIDDLEKIYKLLVSSQ
- a CDS encoding PTS mannose transporter subunit IID: MVDVTKTTTEKKLTQSDIRGVFIRSNLFQGSWNFERMQALGFCFSMIPAIRRLYPENNDARKQAIKRHLEFFNTHPYVAAPVLGVTLAMEEQRANGAEIDDGAINGIKVGLMGPLAGVGDPIFWGTVRPVFAALGAGIAMSGSLLGPLLFFILFNAVRLATRYYGVAYGYRKGVDIVKDMGGGFLQKLTEGASILGLFVMGALVNKWTHVNIPLVVSTITGQDGQTRVTTVQTILDQLMPGLVPLLLTFACMWLLRKKVNPLWIIVGFFVIGIAGYAVGLLGL
- the manX gene encoding PTS mannose transporter subunit IIAB encodes the protein MTIAIVIGTHGWAAEQLLKTAEMLLGEQENVGWIDFVPGENAETLIEKYNAQLAKLDTSNGVLFLVDTWGGSPFNAASRIVVDKEQYEVIAGVNIPMLVETLMARDDNPSFDELVALAVETGREGVKALKAKPVEKAAPAPVAAAPKAAAPAKPMGPNDYMQIGLARIDDRLIHGQVATRWTKETNVTRIIVVSDEVAADTVRKTLLTQVAPPGVTAHVVDVAKMIRVYNNPKYAGERVMLLFTNPTDVERIVEGGVKITSVNIGGMAFRQGKTQVNNAISVDEKDIEAFNKLNARGIELEARKVSTDQKLKMMDLIAKVGK
- a CDS encoding protein YoaL translates to MKIRNLAFANEKFRRVKYLCYNSLQRKVNLCQKHIASVMFTFCLTYQEYRALARCMDRHRRHFTFRPHRACQSGMSCHTFCLHRVLSPVNHSLSRSLSWNS
- the ftsI gene encoding peptidoglycan glycosyltransferase FtsI — translated: MKTKRDGTARSFTPLRFALLCIAILLSLGLLLGRVAWLQIVEPDPLVRQEDMRSLREVTTASPRGMITDREGRPLAVSVPVNAVWADPKTLLSKGGVGVNERWQALANTLHLSLTTLAARVSHDPSARFIYLARQVSPQQAKWIDKLNLPGINLREESRRFYPAGHVAANLIGFTNIDGQGIEGVEKSFNAQLMGKPGSRLVRKDKFGHVIENITEVNPVPAHELQLSIDERLQTVTEDALDNAVRWNKAESGAAVLVSIATGEILAMASFPDFNPNNRDGAVLDDFRNRAISDTFEPGSTVKPLVIITALEQGIVQPDSVIDTHPFFLDGHRIRDVGFYPELTLTGILQKSSDTGVSHLSLAMPIQRLVDTYQRVGFGQPTGLGLTGESQGLMPQRRYWSDLDRATFAFGYGLMVTPLQLAHAYATIGSFGLYRPLSITRIDPPVIGKRVLSQAWVRQVEHMMESVALPGGGGTKAAVRDYRVAVKTGTAKKIGDDGKYVDKYVAYTAGVAPASNPKFALAVVINDPQNGAYYGGAVSAPVFSQIMGDVLRLENVKPDGMPADSRHLLVMQSNPQVFPSR
- a CDS encoding PTS mannose/fructose/sorbose transporter subunit IIC, which codes for MEITTLQIVLVFIVACIAGMESVLDEFQFHRPLVACTLIGAVLGDMKTGIIIGGTLEMIALGWMNIGAAVAPDAALASIISTVLVIAGHQSIGAGIALAIPLAAAGQVLTIIVRTITVAFQHAADKAAENGNLTALSWIHVSSLFLQAMRIAIPAVIVAISVGTSEVQSMLNAIPEVVTGGLNIAGGMIVVVGYAMVINMMRAGYLMPFFYLGFVTAAFTNFNLVALGVIGAVMAILYIQLSPKYNRVAGAPAQAAGDNSLDNELD